The Thermoclostridium stercorarium subsp. stercorarium DSM 8532 genome contains a region encoding:
- a CDS encoding VWA domain-containing protein, whose product MQTGITFDNPWALALIPVVVVFIILTGRNLKFKSVIRKRMITALRIMLMLCLVIALSSPNIKSTLNQTATIFVADVSDSLRRSRGRIQEFIQDSLGYISDRDITGVISFADEAAVVKMPDKANNGNLSLNTKIKTGGTNIEKALTLAQSVMPENAAKRLVLLTDGRETSGNAEEKAKKLSRLGYTVDVVAFEESIGDEVQMEELSVPKQVNAGERFDISLKIKSTANTNAVIRLYQNRTLAQEKSVELYDGDNLFVFTDTAEETGMITYTAEVVADSDTVIQNNQLSGFTQVLDKPKILLVERGNSGENLVRYIDGYAQITRVKPEEVPVTMQEIIKYDAFVLTDINYEWLNEDFVVLLEQAVKHNGKGLLVTGGENSYAPGGYKGTLLETVLPVNMDINEKEEKPNLGLVLVIDKSSSMSGGEYGITKLDLAKEAAIRTVEVLEDTDWLGVIAFDETVQWVIKTEQLTDKKKATDLIGSIRPGGGTQIIPPLNEAWKNLREKDTKLKHIILLTDGHAEQYGYDRVIRNINSDGITLSTVAVGEEADAMLLKALARGGNGRFYKTDEFSDIPSILVKETFLAGQKYLQNRSFYPELVSSSGILKGIEEIPPLDGYVATSIKSTASMIFKSDTDDPVLAVWQYGLGRTAAWTSDIQGTWTSQWSIWHDAPVFWGNLISWLIQKNMNTEYSVDTTVKDGKGIITVTFENEIPQNDTLEGILVSPDGTTSDIKLHIKKPGVYEGETDKISPGAYIINLKFTGDEDGGNISAGFVMPYSDEYRVLRDTGNFLEKIAKAGGGRVITAPEQVFKGNVQNTGGTKNITNPFLIMSLLLLLLDIAARKLNVSPGRIREFYGRKIAPAAAEVAGNLIIRTKNMKPVLKTNNNGDSSESSENIDTGISAAAAEADKQGKIKKEPERKLAPEEIDHITALLTRRKKWK is encoded by the coding sequence ATGCAAACAGGAATTACGTTTGACAATCCATGGGCTTTGGCGCTTATTCCTGTGGTTGTTGTCTTTATAATATTAACAGGCCGAAATCTTAAATTTAAATCGGTTATAAGAAAACGAATGATAACAGCATTACGGATTATGCTGATGTTGTGCCTTGTTATTGCCCTTTCTTCACCTAACATAAAATCCACTTTAAACCAGACGGCTACCATATTTGTGGCAGACGTCTCTGACAGTCTTAGAAGAAGCAGGGGCAGAATACAGGAATTTATTCAGGACTCACTGGGTTATATCTCAGACAGAGACATCACAGGCGTTATATCTTTTGCTGATGAAGCGGCGGTTGTAAAAATGCCTGATAAAGCAAACAATGGGAATTTGTCTTTAAATACAAAGATAAAAACCGGCGGAACAAATATTGAAAAGGCATTGACACTGGCACAGTCTGTAATGCCTGAGAATGCCGCAAAAAGGCTGGTACTTTTAACCGACGGCAGAGAAACATCGGGAAATGCGGAGGAAAAAGCAAAAAAGCTTAGCAGGCTTGGATATACCGTTGACGTGGTAGCTTTTGAGGAAAGTATCGGCGATGAAGTTCAAATGGAAGAATTAAGTGTGCCTAAACAGGTGAATGCCGGGGAACGCTTTGATATATCGCTGAAAATAAAGAGTACGGCAAATACCAATGCGGTCATAAGGCTTTATCAGAACAGGACTCTTGCTCAGGAAAAAAGTGTTGAACTGTATGACGGTGATAACCTTTTTGTTTTTACCGACACAGCCGAAGAAACCGGGATGATTACGTATACCGCCGAGGTTGTCGCCGACAGCGACACTGTTATTCAGAACAATCAGCTCTCGGGTTTCACCCAGGTGCTGGACAAACCGAAAATACTGCTTGTGGAAAGGGGTAACAGCGGTGAAAACCTTGTGCGTTATATTGACGGATATGCGCAAATAACAAGGGTAAAGCCTGAAGAAGTACCCGTTACAATGCAGGAAATAATCAAATACGATGCTTTTGTGCTGACGGATATTAATTATGAATGGCTTAATGAAGATTTTGTGGTACTTTTGGAACAGGCTGTAAAGCACAACGGCAAAGGTCTTCTTGTAACCGGCGGAGAAAACAGTTACGCTCCGGGAGGATATAAAGGTACATTACTTGAAACTGTGCTGCCGGTAAATATGGATATAAACGAAAAGGAAGAAAAACCAAACCTTGGTCTGGTGCTTGTGATAGACAAATCATCAAGCATGTCGGGCGGAGAATATGGCATAACAAAGCTGGATCTGGCAAAGGAAGCGGCAATACGTACCGTCGAAGTGCTTGAGGATACCGACTGGCTTGGCGTGATTGCCTTTGACGAAACAGTACAATGGGTTATAAAAACAGAACAGCTTACAGACAAGAAAAAGGCGACTGATTTGATTGGCTCAATTAGACCCGGAGGAGGAACGCAAATAATTCCTCCCCTCAACGAGGCATGGAAGAACCTTCGTGAAAAGGACACGAAACTCAAGCATATAATTCTCTTAACAGACGGTCATGCAGAACAGTATGGCTATGATAGGGTTATCCGAAATATTAATTCGGACGGAATCACACTGTCGACGGTTGCTGTAGGTGAAGAAGCGGACGCTATGTTGCTGAAGGCCCTTGCCCGAGGCGGAAACGGAAGGTTTTACAAGACCGATGAATTTTCCGATATACCAAGCATTTTGGTGAAAGAAACTTTTCTTGCAGGGCAGAAATACCTGCAAAACCGCAGTTTTTATCCCGAACTTGTAAGTTCATCGGGAATTTTGAAAGGGATTGAGGAAATTCCGCCCCTTGACGGGTATGTGGCGACAAGCATAAAGTCCACCGCAAGTATGATATTTAAAAGCGATACCGATGACCCTGTTCTGGCGGTATGGCAGTACGGCCTTGGAAGGACTGCTGCGTGGACTTCGGACATTCAGGGAACCTGGACGTCCCAATGGTCGATATGGCATGACGCGCCGGTATTCTGGGGAAACCTGATAAGCTGGCTGATACAGAAGAATATGAATACCGAATATTCGGTTGACACGACGGTGAAAGACGGTAAAGGCATTATAACCGTAACCTTTGAGAACGAAATACCACAGAATGATACTTTGGAAGGAATACTTGTATCCCCTGACGGCACTACGTCTGATATAAAGCTTCATATAAAAAAGCCGGGAGTTTATGAAGGGGAGACGGATAAGATTTCGCCCGGAGCATATATAATAAACCTTAAATTTACAGGTGACGAGGACGGCGGTAACATAAGCGCCGGCTTTGTAATGCCTTATTCGGATGAATACAGGGTTTTGCGGGATACCGGAAACTTTCTTGAGAAAATTGCAAAAGCGGGCGGCGGAAGGGTTATAACAGCTCCCGAACAGGTTTTCAAAGGTAATGTGCAGAATACAGGCGGAACCAAAAATATAACCAATCCTTTTCTTATCATGTCGCTGCTGCTACTTCTTCTGGATATTGCGGCAAGAAAACTTAATGTTTCGCCGGGCAGGATAAGAGAATTTTACGGTCGGAAAATTGCCCCTGCTGCGGCGGAGGTTGCCGGCAATTTAATAATACGTACAAAAAACATGAAACCTGTGTTAAAAACAAATAATAACGGCGATTCTTCAGAATCCTCAGAAAATATTGATACCGGAATCAGCGCCGCTGCGGCGGAAGCAGACAAACAGGGGAAAATTAAAAAGGAGCCTGAAAGAAAGCTGGCTCCTGAAGAAATTGATCACATTACTGCTTTGCTTACCAGAAGGAAAAAATGGAAATGA
- a CDS encoding BatA domain-containing protein has protein sequence MSFETPFGLIGLLSVPLIILLYVLKQKREKVTVSSLALWSKVIDDMQVNTPWQKLRKNLLMFLQIVAAILIVLVLAGFSLKLNTGEALSVIIVIDNSLSMASTDIKPTRLAAAKQDAIEYVENLPGNSRVTVVTIGGEPDVLIYASTSKNEVRKSIASISQSSGYVDAEMAGELVLFLKDQEKDARIVLFSDTFFSFGNEKVKFSEYKKQNDNIAVTGLTYTKTGNGITAMSIIRNQGEKSAEITVSLYGDDEFIDSKWVTIPGNQTKTIWWNKIPDNVRTLRVSVETEDILPDDNNGYEVVVTEKDVKILLVTNGNIFLEKALSLIEGVEVARTSPDETVYEGYDLYVFDGFIPGKFPKDGNMVIFSPTPNSLFSVGDWMDNPLVSPSDHPVFRYLDKLSFAVGRTRIIGKPEWAEVIMEYSGNPIIMEGVLDNKRILIFGFNLFETDLPLRAEFPILISNIVNEYAPLRSTVVDRIFAGDAVRFRLKPDTVKAYVHTPDGRRLAIEPAVLSEPFTDTGKPGIYTLEQVSSNGSVSTFFDVNLPDEWVMEKASYDRSDAAVEYKATDIAFQKQAVKFSLPVIAFVILILLFEWWYYANRNYV, from the coding sequence TTGTCATTCGAAACACCCTTTGGTTTAATTGGACTTTTGTCAGTACCGTTAATAATACTGCTTTATGTTTTAAAGCAAAAAAGGGAAAAAGTCACTGTCTCAAGCCTTGCTCTGTGGAGCAAGGTTATTGATGACATGCAGGTAAATACACCGTGGCAGAAGCTCAGGAAAAATTTGCTGATGTTTCTCCAGATTGTTGCGGCAATCCTGATTGTGCTTGTACTGGCCGGTTTTTCACTAAAACTGAATACCGGGGAGGCCTTGTCGGTGATTATTGTAATTGACAACTCATTAAGTATGGCTTCTACGGATATAAAGCCGACACGGCTTGCTGCAGCGAAACAGGACGCGATTGAATATGTGGAGAATTTGCCGGGGAACAGCAGGGTAACGGTTGTCACAATCGGAGGAGAACCCGATGTGCTGATTTACGCTTCCACATCAAAGAATGAAGTCAGAAAAAGCATTGCGTCAATAAGCCAGTCATCGGGATATGTGGACGCGGAAATGGCCGGAGAACTGGTCCTGTTCCTTAAAGATCAGGAGAAGGATGCCCGGATTGTCCTGTTCTCGGATACTTTTTTCAGTTTTGGCAACGAAAAAGTAAAATTTTCGGAATACAAAAAACAGAACGATAATATTGCCGTTACAGGACTTACATATACAAAAACAGGCAATGGCATTACGGCAATGAGTATTATACGGAACCAGGGAGAAAAATCTGCCGAAATAACCGTTAGCCTTTATGGTGACGACGAGTTTATTGACTCAAAATGGGTAACAATACCCGGAAACCAGACAAAAACCATATGGTGGAATAAAATCCCAGATAATGTAAGAACTTTAAGGGTCAGCGTGGAAACAGAGGATATACTTCCCGATGACAATAACGGGTATGAAGTTGTTGTTACCGAAAAGGATGTAAAGATTCTGCTTGTCACCAACGGAAACATATTCCTTGAAAAAGCCCTTTCACTGATTGAAGGGGTGGAAGTCGCAAGAACGTCACCGGATGAAACTGTTTACGAAGGTTATGATTTGTATGTGTTTGACGGATTTATACCCGGTAAATTCCCAAAGGACGGAAATATGGTGATTTTTTCACCGACGCCCAACAGCCTGTTTTCTGTCGGTGACTGGATGGATAACCCGCTTGTCAGCCCGTCGGATCATCCTGTATTCAGGTACCTTGACAAATTATCCTTTGCAGTAGGAAGGACCCGGATTATCGGAAAACCCGAATGGGCAGAAGTGATAATGGAGTACAGCGGAAACCCGATTATTATGGAAGGTGTCCTTGACAATAAAAGAATTCTGATATTCGGATTTAACCTGTTTGAAACCGATCTCCCGTTAAGGGCCGAGTTTCCCATTCTGATTTCAAATATAGTTAATGAATACGCGCCATTACGGAGTACGGTGGTTGACCGGATATTTGCCGGGGACGCGGTGCGGTTCAGATTAAAGCCCGATACCGTTAAAGCCTATGTTCATACTCCTGACGGAAGACGCCTGGCAATTGAGCCCGCAGTGCTATCGGAACCCTTTACCGATACCGGCAAACCGGGAATTTATACTCTTGAACAGGTAAGCAGCAACGGCAGCGTAAGCACCTTTTTTGACGTAAATCTCCCTGACGAATGGGTAATGGAAAAAGCGTCTTATGACCGTTCTGATGCGGCGGTTGAATATAAAGCAACGGATATTGCCTTTCAGAAGCAGGCTGTTAAATTTTCATTGCCGGTCATTGCGTTTGTTATTTTGATACTTTTATTTGAATGGTGGTATTATGCAAACAGGAATTACGTTTGA
- a CDS encoding DUF58 domain-containing protein produces the protein MKILTNEDLRKLQSLSLQINLPVSGQATGNRKSRNKGISAEFSDYREYTPGDDFRRIDWNAYGRFNRLFVKLYMEEREAPVRIFTDVSLSMDYGSPSKFAAALRLAAAISYISLLSYDSVYICPWNEKVLGTYGPFRNQAAYIEVDSLLSGLKASGKSNLYNALRSMEWKPGRGISIVITDGLLQGGLEEGLKYLKYKNQDVFLCLILSPDEMSPSVNGAVELIDSETGERMEITVSDVLIKKYEEAMKRHLAKIREQCRKLGIQHTVLTADMPVDLMLKNSVIRNL, from the coding sequence GTGAAGATTCTGACAAATGAGGATTTAAGAAAGCTCCAGTCGCTTTCACTGCAGATTAACCTGCCCGTTTCCGGACAGGCGACAGGAAACAGAAAATCAAGAAACAAAGGCATATCTGCAGAGTTTTCAGATTACAGGGAATACACACCGGGCGACGATTTCCGGAGAATTGACTGGAATGCATACGGCCGTTTTAACAGGCTTTTTGTTAAGCTGTATATGGAAGAAAGGGAGGCACCTGTTCGGATTTTTACTGACGTAAGCCTGTCAATGGATTACGGCAGTCCGAGCAAGTTTGCAGCGGCATTGCGGCTTGCTGCCGCAATTTCTTATATAAGCCTGTTATCTTATGACAGTGTGTATATATGTCCATGGAATGAAAAAGTATTGGGGACATACGGGCCTTTCAGGAACCAGGCGGCCTATATTGAGGTTGATAGCTTGCTTTCGGGTTTAAAGGCCAGCGGAAAAAGCAATCTGTATAATGCCCTCAGGAGCATGGAATGGAAACCCGGACGGGGAATAAGTATTGTAATTACCGACGGACTTTTGCAGGGCGGTCTTGAAGAGGGGCTGAAATACCTGAAATATAAAAATCAGGACGTTTTTCTGTGTCTTATCCTTTCACCGGACGAGATGTCGCCGTCCGTTAATGGTGCTGTCGAGCTGATTGACAGTGAAACAGGAGAGAGGATGGAGATTACCGTTTCGGATGTATTGATTAAAAAATATGAAGAGGCAATGAAACGGCATCTGGCAAAAATCCGGGAGCAATGCAGAAAACTGGGAATTCAGCATACAGTACTGACTGCGGATATGCCTGTGGATTTAATGCTGAAAAACAGCGTCATACGGAACCTTTAG
- a CDS encoding AAA family ATPase yields MQNENGTFEKVMETVSKIESEVSKHIIGQKEIIRQVLMCMLAGGNVLLEGMPGLGKTRLVNVLGKVMGLKFSRIQFTPDLMPADVTGTNIIDRESVEEMFRFQPGPIFSNIVLADEINRATPKTQSAMLQAMQEKTVTVANTTYKLPEPFFVLATQNPIEMEGTYPLPEAQMDRFLFKLNVPSPDFGELKDIIKLTTTNREDKVETVTNAEEIILIQKAAREIPIAEPVLDYAIRLVIATRPDGEGSPEMVKKYVRYGSSPRGAQAIISTARIRALLCGRYNVSFEDIKNVAYPSLRHRIFVNFDAVSDGISPDMIIDGIIGDVKIYQ; encoded by the coding sequence GTGCAGAACGAAAATGGTACATTTGAAAAGGTGATGGAAACGGTTTCAAAAATTGAATCGGAAGTTTCAAAGCATATAATAGGGCAGAAGGAAATTATCAGGCAGGTTTTAATGTGTATGCTGGCAGGGGGAAACGTACTCCTTGAAGGGATGCCCGGTCTTGGAAAAACAAGGCTTGTCAATGTACTCGGAAAAGTCATGGGGCTTAAGTTCTCGCGCATTCAGTTTACACCGGACCTTATGCCTGCCGATGTTACTGGAACAAACATTATCGACAGGGAAAGCGTGGAGGAAATGTTTCGGTTTCAGCCCGGCCCTATTTTCAGCAATATAGTGCTGGCAGATGAAATAAACCGTGCAACACCGAAAACACAAAGCGCGATGCTTCAGGCAATGCAGGAGAAAACCGTGACTGTGGCAAACACCACGTATAAACTTCCTGAACCGTTTTTTGTGCTTGCAACACAGAACCCAATAGAAATGGAAGGTACATATCCTTTACCTGAAGCGCAGATGGACAGGTTCCTTTTTAAACTTAACGTACCTTCGCCAGACTTTGGCGAGTTAAAGGACATTATTAAACTAACCACGACAAATCGGGAAGATAAGGTTGAAACAGTCACGAATGCGGAGGAAATAATTCTGATTCAGAAAGCCGCAAGGGAAATACCGATAGCAGAGCCCGTCCTTGATTACGCAATAAGGCTTGTTATTGCAACGCGGCCTGACGGGGAGGGTTCCCCCGAAATGGTTAAAAAGTATGTACGTTACGGTTCAAGCCCGCGTGGCGCCCAGGCAATTATCAGCACTGCACGGATAAGGGCCCTGTTATGCGGAAGGTATAATGTTTCGTTTGAAGACATAAAAAACGTGGCATACCCGTCGTTGCGGCACAGGATATTTGTGAATTTCGACGCTGTTTCTGACGGAATTTCGCCTGATATGATAATAGACGGAATAATAGGGGATGTGAAGATTTATCAGTGA
- a CDS encoding ABC transporter ATP-binding protein has product MVVVENLTKKFNSTVAVDRLCMEIPRGEIYGFVGANGAGKTTTMRIIAGLLAPTSGRVLIDGIDTAKEPLKVKERIGYMPDFFGVYDDLKVTEYMAFYAGLQGIYGAKCRELTDSLLELVRLSDKKEAYVDTLSRGMKQRLCLARSLIHNPEFLILDEPASGLDPRARVEMKEILKELRSMGKTVLISSHILPELAELCTSIGIIDSGRLVASGSVKEITEKLSQAGVIKIRVADREEEAVKILMEMPEVKEISSFADELEIKVNCEKDAYAGILKKLVMNEIPVISFHPQESSLESVFMKLTERGNGDEN; this is encoded by the coding sequence ATGGTGGTGGTTGAAAACCTTACGAAAAAATTCAACAGCACGGTTGCAGTGGACAGATTGTGCATGGAAATACCGAGAGGCGAAATTTACGGGTTCGTGGGCGCAAACGGTGCCGGAAAAACCACAACCATGCGTATAATTGCAGGGCTTCTTGCCCCCACATCGGGAAGGGTTTTAATTGACGGCATTGACACTGCAAAGGAACCTTTGAAGGTTAAGGAACGGATAGGCTATATGCCTGACTTTTTCGGCGTATATGATGACCTTAAGGTAACGGAATATATGGCTTTCTATGCCGGTTTGCAGGGAATCTACGGCGCAAAATGCAGGGAACTGACCGATTCGCTGTTGGAGCTTGTCCGTTTGTCCGATAAAAAGGAAGCTTATGTGGATACGCTGTCGAGGGGAATGAAGCAGAGACTGTGCCTTGCCAGGAGCCTTATTCACAACCCTGAATTCCTTATACTTGACGAACCGGCTTCAGGGCTTGATCCACGGGCAAGGGTTGAAATGAAAGAAATACTGAAAGAACTTCGTTCAATGGGCAAAACGGTTTTGATCAGCTCGCACATTCTGCCCGAATTGGCCGAGCTTTGTACATCTATTGGAATAATAGACTCCGGGCGCCTGGTTGCAAGCGGATCGGTGAAAGAAATAACCGAAAAACTGTCACAGGCGGGGGTAATTAAAATCCGGGTGGCGGACAGGGAGGAAGAAGCGGTAAAAATTCTTATGGAAATGCCTGAAGTTAAGGAAATCAGTTCTTTTGCAGATGAATTGGAAATAAAGGTGAACTGTGAAAAAGACGCTTACGCGGGAATTTTAAAGAAACTCGTAATGAATGAAATACCCGTTATTTCATTCCACCCGCAGGAAAGCTCCCTGGAATCGGTTTTCATGAAACTTACCGAAAGGGGTAACGGAGATGAGAATTAA
- the dprA gene encoding DNA-processing protein DprA, whose translation MNPELKEWVWFANLKGITTRKKAELLKVFESPAEIYAADAVELAKTGLLNRDNIEAILSEEYRKTVDRTIEEIDRKHINVVTLDSGDYPEILKNICDPPICLYVKGKLRADELAIAVVGSRKASGYGISQAKKLSGELAQCGICIISGMARGIDTAAHTGALAANGRTVAVLGCGLDVVYPPENKKLMDQIIETGAVISEYPPGVEPAPHHFPVRNRIVSGMSVGVLVVEAGERSGSLITAQLALEQGRDVYALPGNIVSVNSRGTNKLIQDGAKLVTSVRDILDELRWYEHFKVKNIFDLNFGKNMKHNYELTDDERDVLELLAAETLGIDEIQRKMAVDMPLLYSILLSLEMKGLVRREPGGRYSIEI comes from the coding sequence ATGAATCCGGAACTGAAAGAATGGGTGTGGTTTGCAAATCTGAAAGGAATAACCACGAGAAAGAAAGCCGAACTGTTAAAAGTTTTTGAAAGCCCGGCTGAAATTTACGCCGCCGATGCCGTTGAACTTGCAAAGACAGGCTTGTTAAACCGTGATAACATTGAAGCAATATTGTCCGAAGAATACAGAAAAACGGTGGATAGAACCATAGAGGAGATAGACAGGAAACATATAAATGTCGTAACACTTGACAGCGGAGATTACCCCGAAATACTGAAAAATATCTGTGATCCGCCAATATGCCTTTATGTTAAGGGAAAACTGCGTGCAGATGAACTGGCGATTGCCGTTGTTGGTTCAAGAAAAGCATCCGGATACGGAATAAGCCAGGCAAAGAAATTATCCGGTGAACTTGCACAGTGCGGTATCTGCATAATAAGCGGTATGGCGAGGGGAATAGATACGGCGGCGCACACTGGGGCGCTGGCGGCTAACGGCAGGACGGTTGCTGTTTTGGGATGCGGTCTGGATGTGGTTTATCCTCCGGAAAATAAAAAATTAATGGATCAGATCATAGAAACAGGTGCGGTAATTTCCGAATATCCGCCTGGTGTTGAACCTGCACCGCATCATTTTCCTGTAAGAAACAGAATTGTGAGCGGAATGTCTGTTGGAGTGCTGGTGGTTGAAGCAGGTGAGAGAAGCGGTTCGCTGATAACCGCTCAACTGGCCCTTGAACAGGGCAGGGATGTATATGCGTTACCAGGTAATATAGTCAGTGTGAACAGTAGAGGAACGAATAAATTAATACAGGACGGTGCAAAACTTGTGACCTCTGTCCGGGATATACTTGACGAGCTCCGCTGGTATGAACATTTTAAAGTAAAAAACATATTTGATTTGAATTTTGGTAAAAATATGAAACACAATTACGAACTTACTGACGACGAAAGGGATGTTTTAGAGCTTCTCGCGGCTGAAACCCTGGGTATTGACGAAATTCAAAGGAAAATGGCGGTTGATATGCCTCTGCTGTACAGTATTCTCCTGAGCCTTGAAATGAAAGGACTTGTCAGACGCGAACCGGGTGGAAGGTATAGCATTGAAATTTGA
- a CDS encoding YifB family Mg chelatase-like AAA ATPase, giving the protein MLSKVNTCGLLGIDGYMVSVETYISNGLPAFEIVGLGDMAVKEAKERVRAAIKNSGFEFPSRRITINLAPADLKKEGTSYDLPMAAGILAATGIIPEPSLLNSVLLGELSLDGTVRPVYGVLPKTITAKEKGFEFVYTPYENAKEASVVKGIKVIPVKKLSELVLHLKGEINLPAVESQNDLLLCDDDENQPDFADVKGQEHVKRALEVAAAGGHNLLMIGSPGSGKTMLARRMPSILPDLTFEEAVEITKIYSVAGLLPSDSSLITKRPFRAPHHTISPVSLVGGGRIPRPGEVSLAHLGVLFLDELPEFGKNTLEVLRQPLEDGIVHISRINASITYPCKTTLIAAANPCRCGFYLDETRECTCTPQEVKSYLGKLSGPLLDRIDIQVDVPTVKYSDLADETKSEPSKEIRKRVNNAREIQRKRFANTGIYCNAQMTSAMVRKHCRLGKEESELLRQAFSSLGLTARSHDKILKVARTIADLEGAENIRTVHISEAIQYRILDRNLYV; this is encoded by the coding sequence ATGCTTAGCAAGGTTAACACATGCGGATTGTTAGGTATTGACGGATACATGGTTTCGGTGGAAACTTACATAAGCAACGGACTGCCGGCATTTGAGATAGTCGGCCTTGGGGACATGGCCGTAAAGGAAGCAAAAGAACGGGTAAGGGCTGCAATAAAGAATTCGGGTTTTGAATTTCCATCCCGCAGGATTACCATTAATCTTGCGCCGGCTGATCTGAAAAAAGAAGGAACGTCGTATGACTTACCGATGGCCGCAGGGATTCTTGCGGCAACCGGAATTATACCTGAACCCTCTCTTTTAAATAGTGTTTTACTGGGCGAACTTTCTCTGGACGGAACGGTAAGGCCGGTTTACGGTGTTCTGCCCAAAACAATAACAGCAAAGGAAAAGGGATTTGAATTTGTATACACCCCTTATGAAAATGCGAAAGAAGCGTCGGTGGTTAAGGGTATAAAAGTAATACCGGTAAAGAAACTTTCCGAACTGGTGCTGCATTTAAAAGGTGAAATTAATTTGCCTGCCGTTGAAAGCCAGAACGACCTGTTACTCTGTGATGACGACGAAAACCAGCCAGACTTTGCCGATGTGAAGGGGCAGGAACATGTCAAAAGGGCGCTGGAAGTTGCAGCAGCAGGCGGGCATAATCTTCTAATGATTGGAAGCCCCGGCTCGGGGAAAACAATGCTTGCCCGAAGAATGCCGTCAATTCTTCCGGATTTGACTTTTGAAGAGGCCGTTGAAATTACCAAAATTTACAGTGTGGCGGGTTTACTGCCTTCCGATTCATCTCTTATTACAAAAAGGCCGTTTAGGGCACCTCATCATACCATAAGCCCTGTTTCGCTTGTTGGGGGAGGGAGAATCCCAAGACCGGGAGAAGTAAGCCTGGCGCATTTGGGAGTACTTTTTCTTGATGAATTGCCCGAGTTTGGGAAGAATACTCTGGAAGTTCTGAGGCAGCCTCTTGAAGACGGGATTGTTCATATTTCAAGGATAAACGCTTCAATTACATATCCATGCAAAACAACGCTGATTGCCGCGGCAAACCCGTGCAGGTGCGGTTTTTACCTTGACGAAACAAGGGAATGCACCTGTACGCCGCAGGAAGTTAAAAGCTATTTGGGAAAACTTTCGGGACCGTTACTGGACAGGATTGACATTCAGGTGGATGTGCCGACTGTGAAATACAGTGATCTGGCTGATGAAACTAAATCCGAGCCTTCAAAGGAGATACGCAAAAGGGTAAATAACGCAAGGGAAATACAGAGAAAACGCTTTGCAAATACAGGCATATACTGTAATGCCCAGATGACTTCGGCGATGGTGAGAAAACACTGCAGGCTGGGCAAGGAAGAATCGGAACTGTTGAGACAAGCCTTTTCGTCTCTGGGGCTTACCGCCCGTTCCCATGACAAAATCCTGAAAGTGGCAAGAACAATAGCCGATTTGGAAGGGGCAGAAAATATCAGAACCGTTCATATTTCAGAAGCCATACAGTACAGGATACTGGACAGAAATCTGTATGTGTAG
- a CDS encoding SGNH/GDSL hydrolase family protein — MSIIQEQGPFKIIVSGDSISKGIVYDETKNKYTILEENYVELLRDKLNAMVYNASRFGSTLIKGIQKLKNSIFSEKPDIVLIEYGGNDCDFNWDEIARNPDGTHLPRTDFQTFENVLRDAIDFVRRNKSIPVLMNLPPLNADKYFNWISKSNPVAKENILKWLGSVTKIYWWQERYNSVIQKIADETKTVCIDIREAFLRFPDFTTLLCIDGIHPNRDGHKVIANKIVEFLNGRYNFLLKNHLLPASDANTEQTSCLLLSKPQKI; from the coding sequence ATGTCCATTATACAGGAACAAGGCCCATTTAAAATAATTGTTTCGGGAGATTCAATATCCAAAGGAATTGTATATGACGAAACCAAAAATAAATACACGATACTTGAGGAAAACTATGTGGAGCTTCTTCGGGATAAACTGAACGCCATGGTTTACAACGCCTCCCGTTTCGGCAGCACACTCATCAAGGGTATCCAAAAACTTAAAAACAGTATTTTCAGTGAAAAACCCGACATAGTGCTTATTGAATACGGCGGGAATGACTGTGATTTCAACTGGGATGAAATTGCCAGAAATCCTGACGGCACACATTTGCCACGAACAGATTTTCAGACATTTGAAAATGTTCTTAGGGATGCAATAGATTTTGTGAGGAGAAATAAAAGTATTCCTGTATTAATGAATCTTCCGCCATTGAATGCAGACAAATATTTCAACTGGATCAGCAAGAGTAATCCCGTTGCCAAAGAGAATATCCTTAAATGGCTGGGCAGTGTTACAAAAATTTACTGGTGGCAGGAACGGTATAACTCAGTGATTCAGAAAATTGCGGACGAGACAAAAACGGTATGCATAGATATAAGGGAAGCGTTTCTTCGGTTTCCCGACTTTACAACACTGCTATGCATAGACGGAATTCATCCGAACAGAGACGGACACAAGGTAATAGCCAATAAAATAGTTGAGTTTTTAAACGGAAGGTATAATTTTCTTTTAAAAAATCATCTTTTACCTGCTTCGGATGCAAACACCGAACAGACCTCATGCTTACTACTTTCTAAGCCACAGAAGATATAA